A genomic segment from Propionibacteriaceae bacterium ZF39 encodes:
- a CDS encoding N-acetyltransferase family protein translates to MQIQNASPQHFDRILEIYAHHVMHAYATFDERPPTMDERLPWFEQFSAEGLHQLLVAVDGEQVLGYAASLAYRSHPAFARTVEFSVYLAPECAGRGVGTALYRDLIERVRAAGALTVVTGVALPNPASLALHARCGFREVGIFDEYAEKHCRRISSQWFQLSLG, encoded by the coding sequence GTGCAGATCCAGAACGCCAGCCCCCAGCATTTCGATCGGATTCTGGAGATCTATGCCCACCACGTCATGCATGCGTATGCCACGTTCGACGAGCGCCCGCCGACGATGGACGAGCGGCTGCCCTGGTTCGAGCAGTTCAGCGCCGAAGGTCTGCATCAGCTTCTCGTTGCGGTCGATGGCGAGCAGGTGCTCGGGTACGCCGCGAGCCTGGCGTACCGATCCCATCCAGCGTTTGCGCGAACTGTTGAGTTCAGCGTCTATCTCGCCCCGGAGTGCGCCGGCCGGGGCGTCGGAACCGCCCTCTATCGCGACCTCATCGAGCGAGTCCGCGCGGCCGGAGCATTGACCGTGGTGACTGGGGTGGCCCTCCCCAACCCTGCCTCCCTTGCGTTGCATGCCCGCTGCGGTTTCCGGGAGGTCGGGATTTTCGACGAGTACGCCGAGAAGCACTGCCGGCGCATCAGCTCACAGTGGTTTCAGCTTTCGCTCGGCTGA